TGCCGAAGCACTCCGCGCCCAAATTGACCGCTACTGGGTATAGGTGATCATATGTATCAACACTTCGAACGACACCGAGTCGGGCTTTACGAAAAAGCCCTACCCAACGACCTCAGTTGGGATCAAAAACTAGAAAAAACCAAACAACTCGGATTCGATTTTCTAGAAATTTCTGTCGATGAATCTGATGACAGACGTAGCCGCCTTGATTGGGACGACACCACAATTTATGAACTTAGGGATTTGTGTATCAAACATGCTATCCCTTTGCAGTCCATGTGTTTAAGTGCCCACAGAAAGTTCCCATTCGGTTCTGCAGATGCTGCAATACGAGAACAAGCCGTCATCCACATGGAAAAAGCGATCACGCTGGCTTTCAAGTTAGGGATTCGTAACATCCAACTTGCAGGCTACGACGTGTATTACGAACATGCAAACAAGGAGACGCACCAGCGATTCATCGATGGAATGCGCCATTGTGCCAAATTAGCTGAACGGGCCGGTATCATGCTTGCCGTCGAAATCATGGATACTGATTACCTCAACTCGTTAAGTAAATTTGAGATCTTAAAAAGAGAAGTACCATCGCCTTATTTCACTGCATATCCGGATATTGGCAATATTTCGGGGTGGAATTACGACGTATGCACTGAACTTGCACTGAGCATGCCGCATATTACTCAGATCCATCTTAAAGACACTTATAAAGTAAAAGATGGGCATGACGGCCAGTTCCGAGATCTCGTCATTGGTGAAGGCGAAGTCGACTTTGATGCCATCTTTGTCACGCTCAAAGAAACCAACTGTGTTGTGCCCCTCGTGATTGAAATGTGGGCTCAAGATGAACAGTGGGAACACAACATTAAACTGGCGAAAAAAAGGTTGAATCAATCCTGCTTACGTGCCGAACTGCCAGTGCTTTTTTAAACAAATCCATGCTCCTGATGCCTAATAATAAAACTTAAGGCGTCACATCCCAACGTGGATAGCGCAGCCAA
This DNA window, taken from Vibrio tapetis subsp. tapetis, encodes the following:
- a CDS encoding L-ribulose-5-phosphate 3-epimerase — translated: MYQHFERHRVGLYEKALPNDLSWDQKLEKTKQLGFDFLEISVDESDDRRSRLDWDDTTIYELRDLCIKHAIPLQSMCLSAHRKFPFGSADAAIREQAVIHMEKAITLAFKLGIRNIQLAGYDVYYEHANKETHQRFIDGMRHCAKLAERAGIMLAVEIMDTDYLNSLSKFEILKREVPSPYFTAYPDIGNISGWNYDVCTELALSMPHITQIHLKDTYKVKDGHDGQFRDLVIGEGEVDFDAIFVTLKETNCVVPLVIEMWAQDEQWEHNIKLAKKRLNQSCLRAELPVLF